One segment of Cervus canadensis isolate Bull #8, Minnesota chromosome 32, ASM1932006v1, whole genome shotgun sequence DNA contains the following:
- the MEFV gene encoding pyrin isoform X2 produces the protein MARTRSDHLLYSLEELLPYDFEKFKFKLQNTSLEKEHTRIPRGQLQTAEPVKLASLLVNHYGEEYAVQLTLQVLRAINQHLLAEELHRVISPECWIQESDTDSSETSGSSGEMKPKSLKTPDGLEGDKQRQSADGAGCPPSSQTEAGRGPQKKPLGKQRDQKGSEGLEVQGKLGARTTTLSSKRSPVLPKVPREKEKGSYPGVRLRRNASSAGRLQGLTSGSFTGSPGRRETKTSEVCLPSGKKRPKSLELTISPEETGPLNPETLLLQEKMNTENPSSATTASQVATLKTGPTATLEKGSRNPEHATTLEGTALRNTPLSVPLAGKTMIGAHLEPTAPAERSGTGALKASSVPHEPSDPEVSPSAGRLQDKAVCPLCRAQEGDLVGGSCVHISCSCSAASRDPEASLSRSSSCPRCQDLLPGKSHGSREWQEGLQMASLNPKNLPQCERHMKQVQLLFCEDHGEPICLICRLSQEHRGHRVRPIEEAALEYKEQIQKQLEHLKELRKSGEEQRSQGDKKTVNSLKQAETQKQRIQCQLEQLCQFLEQQERLFVAWLEELGQTIGQVRETYGTRGTRDIAVLDKLIGELEAKQCQPEWEFMKDIGVTLHRAKMVTVPELWATPPEVKEKIHLLYQKSEFVEKRMKHFLETLRSEVETFNVAELIGGQAP, from the exons ATGGCCAGGACCCGGAGTGACCATCTCCTGTACTCCCTGGAAGAGCTTTTGCCCTATGACTTCGAGAAGTTCAAGTTCAAGCTGCAGAACACCAGCCTGGAGAAGGAGCACACCCGGATCCCCCGGGGCCAACTGCAGACAGCTGAGCCGGTGAAGCTGGCCTCTCTGCTGGTCAACCACTACGGGGAGGAGTACGCGGTGCAGCTGACCCTGCAGGTCCTGAGGGCCATCAACCAGCACCTCCTGGCAGAGGAGCTTCACCGGGTGATCAGCCCAG AGTGTTGGATACAAGAAAGTGACACAGACAGCTCAGAAACGTCGGGTTCCTCTGGGGAGATGAAGCCCAAGAGCCTAAAGACCCCGGATGGCCTGGAAGGTGACAAGCAGCGACAAAGTGCTGATGGGGCTGGCTGCCCACCCTCCAGCCAGACTGAGGCTGGCAGAGGGCCCCAGAAGAAGCCTCTGGGCAAGCAGCGAGATCAGAAAGGCTCTGAGGGCCTGGAGGTGCAGGGCAAGCTGGGGGCCAGGACCACGACTCTGTCTTCCAAGAGAAGCCCCGTCCTCCCCAAGGTGCCAcgggagaaggagaaagggagctATCCAGGTGTCAGGCTGCGGAGGAACGCCAGCTCTGCAGGAAGGCTCCAGGGACTCACCAGCGGGTCATTCACTGGGTCCCCAGGAAGGAGAGAAACAAAGACATCAGAAGTATGTTTACCTTCAGGAAAGAAGCGACCCAAAAGTCTTGAACTTACCATTTCTCCAGAAGAGACAGGACCCCTCAATCCAGAAACTCTTCTGCTTCAGGAGAAAATGAACACTGAGAATCCAAGCTCAGCAACCACTGCCAGCCAAGTGGCCACTCTGAAAACAGGGCCGACCGCGACTCTGGAGAAGGGCTCCAGGAATCCAGAGCATGCCACGACCCTGGAGGGGACAGCACTCAGGAATACACCTCTCAGTGTACCGCTGGCTGGAAAGACGATGATTGGGGCGCATCtagaacccacagctcctgcagagAGGAGTGGAACTGGGGCTCTGAAGGCTTCCAGTGTGCCCCATGAGCCTTCAGATCCAGAAGTCTCTCCGTCTGCAG GGAGGCTGCAGGACAAGGCTGTGTGTCCTCTCTGCCGTGCCCAGGAAGGAGACCTGGTTGGTGGCAGCTGTGtgcacatctcctgcagctgctCTGCGGCTTCCAGGGACCCTGAGGCCTCACTCAGCCGCTCATCCAGCTGCCCCCGGTGCCAGGACTTGCTCCCAGGGAAGAGCCACGGAAGCCGTGAGTGGCAGGAGGGCCTGCAGATGGCCAGCCTGAACCCCAAGAACCTGCCACAGTGTGAGCGTCACATGAAGCAGGTGCAGCTGCTCTTCTGCGAGGACCATGGGGAGCCCATCTGCCTTATCTGCCGGCTGAGCCAGGAGCACCGGGGCCACCGGGTGCGCCCCATTGAGGAGGCTGCCCTGGAATACAAG gaGCAAATTCAGAAGCAGTTGGAACATCTGAAGGAGTTGAGAAAATCTGGAGAGGAGCAGAGATCTCAGGGGGATAAGAAAACAGTGAACTCCCTG AAACAAGCTGAAACCCAGAAGCAGAGAATCCAGTGCCAGTTGGAGCAGCTGTGCCAGTTTTTAGAGCAGCAGGAGCGGCTCTTTGTGGCCTGGCTAGAGGAACTGGGCCAGACCATCGGCCAGGTTAGGGAGACGTACGGCACCCGAGGGACGAGAGACATTGCCGTTCTCGACAAGCTGATTGGGGAGCTGGAGGCCAAGCAGTGCCAGCCAGAGTGGGAGTTTATGAAG GACATTGGAGTCACCTTGCACAG GGCCAAGATGGTGACTGTCCCTGAGCTGTGGGCCACGCCACCAGAGGTGAAAGAGAAGATCCACCTGCTCTACCAGAAATCAGAGTTTGTTGAGAAGCGCATGAAGCACTTCTTGG AGACCCTGCGCTCAGAAGTGGAAACGTTCAATG TTGCAGAACTGATTGGTGGTCAGGCACCCTGA
- the MEFV gene encoding pyrin isoform X1 gives MARTRSDHLLYSLEELLPYDFEKFKFKLQNTSLEKEHTRIPRGQLQTAEPVKLASLLVNHYGEEYAVQLTLQVLRAINQHLLAEELHRVISPECWIQESDTDSSETSGSSGEMKPKSLKTPDGLEGDKQRQSADGAGCPPSSQTEAGRGPQKKPLGKQRDQKGSEGLEVQGKLGARTTTLSSKRSPVLPKVPREKEKGSYPGVRLRRNASSAGRLQGLTSGSFTGSPGRRETKTSEVCLPSGKKRPKSLELTISPEETGPLNPETLLLQEKMNTENPSSATTASQVATLKTGPTATLEKGSRNPEHATTLEGTALRNTPLSVPLAGKTMIGAHLEPTAPAERSGTGALKASSVPHEPSDPEVSPSAGRLQDKAVCPLCRAQEGDLVGGSCVHISCSCSAASRDPEASLSRSSSCPRCQDLLPGKSHGSREWQEGLQMASLNPKNLPQCERHMKQVQLLFCEDHGEPICLICRLSQEHRGHRVRPIEEAALEYKEQIQKQLEHLKELRKSGEEQRSQGDKKTVNSLKQAETQKQRIQCQLEQLCQFLEQQERLFVAWLEELGQTIGQVRETYGTRGTRDIAVLDKLIGELEAKQCQPEWEFMKDIGVTLHRAKMVTVPELWATPPEVKEKIHLLYQKSEFVEKRMKHFLETLRSEVETFNVNVILEAETIHSNLIFHLL, from the exons ATGGCCAGGACCCGGAGTGACCATCTCCTGTACTCCCTGGAAGAGCTTTTGCCCTATGACTTCGAGAAGTTCAAGTTCAAGCTGCAGAACACCAGCCTGGAGAAGGAGCACACCCGGATCCCCCGGGGCCAACTGCAGACAGCTGAGCCGGTGAAGCTGGCCTCTCTGCTGGTCAACCACTACGGGGAGGAGTACGCGGTGCAGCTGACCCTGCAGGTCCTGAGGGCCATCAACCAGCACCTCCTGGCAGAGGAGCTTCACCGGGTGATCAGCCCAG AGTGTTGGATACAAGAAAGTGACACAGACAGCTCAGAAACGTCGGGTTCCTCTGGGGAGATGAAGCCCAAGAGCCTAAAGACCCCGGATGGCCTGGAAGGTGACAAGCAGCGACAAAGTGCTGATGGGGCTGGCTGCCCACCCTCCAGCCAGACTGAGGCTGGCAGAGGGCCCCAGAAGAAGCCTCTGGGCAAGCAGCGAGATCAGAAAGGCTCTGAGGGCCTGGAGGTGCAGGGCAAGCTGGGGGCCAGGACCACGACTCTGTCTTCCAAGAGAAGCCCCGTCCTCCCCAAGGTGCCAcgggagaaggagaaagggagctATCCAGGTGTCAGGCTGCGGAGGAACGCCAGCTCTGCAGGAAGGCTCCAGGGACTCACCAGCGGGTCATTCACTGGGTCCCCAGGAAGGAGAGAAACAAAGACATCAGAAGTATGTTTACCTTCAGGAAAGAAGCGACCCAAAAGTCTTGAACTTACCATTTCTCCAGAAGAGACAGGACCCCTCAATCCAGAAACTCTTCTGCTTCAGGAGAAAATGAACACTGAGAATCCAAGCTCAGCAACCACTGCCAGCCAAGTGGCCACTCTGAAAACAGGGCCGACCGCGACTCTGGAGAAGGGCTCCAGGAATCCAGAGCATGCCACGACCCTGGAGGGGACAGCACTCAGGAATACACCTCTCAGTGTACCGCTGGCTGGAAAGACGATGATTGGGGCGCATCtagaacccacagctcctgcagagAGGAGTGGAACTGGGGCTCTGAAGGCTTCCAGTGTGCCCCATGAGCCTTCAGATCCAGAAGTCTCTCCGTCTGCAG GGAGGCTGCAGGACAAGGCTGTGTGTCCTCTCTGCCGTGCCCAGGAAGGAGACCTGGTTGGTGGCAGCTGTGtgcacatctcctgcagctgctCTGCGGCTTCCAGGGACCCTGAGGCCTCACTCAGCCGCTCATCCAGCTGCCCCCGGTGCCAGGACTTGCTCCCAGGGAAGAGCCACGGAAGCCGTGAGTGGCAGGAGGGCCTGCAGATGGCCAGCCTGAACCCCAAGAACCTGCCACAGTGTGAGCGTCACATGAAGCAGGTGCAGCTGCTCTTCTGCGAGGACCATGGGGAGCCCATCTGCCTTATCTGCCGGCTGAGCCAGGAGCACCGGGGCCACCGGGTGCGCCCCATTGAGGAGGCTGCCCTGGAATACAAG gaGCAAATTCAGAAGCAGTTGGAACATCTGAAGGAGTTGAGAAAATCTGGAGAGGAGCAGAGATCTCAGGGGGATAAGAAAACAGTGAACTCCCTG AAACAAGCTGAAACCCAGAAGCAGAGAATCCAGTGCCAGTTGGAGCAGCTGTGCCAGTTTTTAGAGCAGCAGGAGCGGCTCTTTGTGGCCTGGCTAGAGGAACTGGGCCAGACCATCGGCCAGGTTAGGGAGACGTACGGCACCCGAGGGACGAGAGACATTGCCGTTCTCGACAAGCTGATTGGGGAGCTGGAGGCCAAGCAGTGCCAGCCAGAGTGGGAGTTTATGAAG GACATTGGAGTCACCTTGCACAG GGCCAAGATGGTGACTGTCCCTGAGCTGTGGGCCACGCCACCAGAGGTGAAAGAGAAGATCCACCTGCTCTACCAGAAATCAGAGTTTGTTGAGAAGCGCATGAAGCACTTCTTGG AGACCCTGCGCTCAGAAGTGGAAACGTTCAATG TTAATGTGATTCTGGAAGCAGAAACTATCCACTCCAACCTCATCTTTCATCTTCTCTGA